Proteins from one Candidatus Poribacteria bacterium genomic window:
- a CDS encoding site-specific integrase: MNASTWNQVVIRDETEELVNASIAPSTVETYQRAMQQLEKWLDGRSLSDNLFATYITELYQNGKSPATISKIVAAVKWTVKNQGVGIPFEITEKALAGIRRKGAIARFKYGK, encoded by the coding sequence ATGAATGCATCAACCTGGAATCAAGTCGTTATCAGAGACGAAACGGAGGAGTTAGTCAACGCTAGCATTGCACCGAGCACTGTCGAGACATATCAGCGTGCAATGCAACAGTTGGAAAAATGGTTGGATGGACGTTCTCTGAGCGATAACCTATTTGCAACTTATATCACGGAGTTGTATCAAAACGGAAAGTCACCGGCGACAATCAGTAAAATTGTCGCTGCGGTCAAATGGACGGTTAAAAATCAAGGTGTAGGAATCCCCTTTGAGATCACGGAAAAGGCACTCGCTGGCATTCGGCGTAAAGGCGCGATTGCACGGTTCAAATATGGAAAGTGA